The following proteins are encoded in a genomic region of Cellulomonas sp. ES6:
- a CDS encoding NADPH-dependent F420 reductase, with translation MTTIGFIGSGNIGGTLARLAVEHGHAAVVSNSRGPHTLVDLVADLGDGARAGTAEEAATDGEVVVVSVPFHAYRSVPAAALAGKVVIDTNNYYWERDGHVAELDDGTTTSSELLAGHLGGARVVKAFNHITSADLGSRGTPSGTPGRRALAIAGDDADAKALVTSLVDRWGFDVVDAGPLAEGWRYQRDMPAYGPDLDADGLRAALAAAQR, from the coding sequence ATGACCACGATCGGATTCATCGGCTCCGGCAACATCGGCGGCACGCTCGCACGCCTCGCCGTCGAGCACGGCCACGCGGCCGTCGTCAGCAACTCCCGCGGACCGCACACGCTCGTCGACCTGGTGGCGGACCTCGGGGACGGGGCGCGCGCCGGCACCGCCGAGGAGGCCGCCACGGACGGCGAGGTCGTCGTCGTGTCGGTCCCGTTCCACGCCTACCGCTCCGTGCCGGCCGCCGCGCTCGCCGGCAAGGTCGTCATCGACACGAACAACTACTACTGGGAGCGGGACGGCCACGTCGCCGAGCTCGACGACGGCACCACCACGAGCTCCGAGCTGCTCGCCGGGCACCTGGGGGGCGCCCGCGTCGTCAAGGCGTTCAACCACATCACCTCGGCCGACCTCGGGTCGCGCGGCACGCCCTCCGGGACGCCCGGACGGCGCGCGCTGGCGATCGCCGGCGACGACGCGGACGCCAAGGCGCTCGTCACGTCGCTCGTCGACCGGTGGGGCTTCGACGTCGTGGACGCGGGCCCGCTCGCGGAGGGCTGGCGGTACCAGCGCGACATGCCCGCCTACGGTCCGGACCTGGACGCGGACGGCCTGCGCGCCGCGCTGGCGGCCGCGCAGCGCTGA
- a CDS encoding DUF1206 domain-containing protein yields the protein MTGNVQSAASRAGDHPALETGARLGYAASGVLHLLLAWVTVQLAWTSGGEQADQQGALAQLAGNGAGTALLWVLLVGFVLLALWQATEAIAWGEPSDRAKAAAKAVTYGVLAASTVSVLAGGGSGGGSQGATAGLLGSGAGRALVGAVGLGVVGVAGYHVVKGWRERFLEDLAGSPPPWVVRAGRAGYVGKGAALAAVGVLLVVAAVQADPEKAQGLDAALHALASLPFGAVLLTLVAIGFAAYGVYAFGRARYARV from the coding sequence ATGACCGGGAACGTGCAGTCCGCCGCCTCGCGCGCCGGCGACCACCCCGCCCTCGAGACGGGGGCCCGCCTCGGGTACGCGGCCAGCGGCGTGCTCCACCTGCTGCTCGCGTGGGTGACGGTGCAGCTCGCGTGGACGTCCGGCGGTGAGCAGGCCGACCAGCAGGGCGCCCTCGCGCAGCTCGCGGGGAACGGTGCCGGTACGGCGCTGCTCTGGGTGCTGCTCGTGGGGTTCGTGCTGCTGGCGCTGTGGCAGGCCACCGAGGCGATCGCGTGGGGTGAGCCCTCCGACCGGGCGAAGGCCGCCGCGAAGGCCGTGACCTACGGGGTGCTCGCCGCCTCGACCGTGTCGGTGCTGGCCGGCGGGGGGTCGGGCGGCGGGTCGCAGGGCGCGACGGCCGGGCTGCTGGGCAGCGGTGCGGGCCGCGCTCTCGTCGGGGCCGTGGGCCTCGGGGTGGTCGGTGTCGCCGGCTACCACGTGGTCAAGGGCTGGCGCGAGAGGTTCCTCGAGGACCTGGCCGGCAGCCCGCCGCCGTGGGTCGTGCGGGCCGGTCGCGCCGGCTACGTCGGCAAGGGTGCCGCGCTCGCGGCCGTCGGGGTGCTGCTGGTGGTCGCCGCGGTGCAGGCCGACCCGGAGAAGGCGCAGGGCCTCGACGCCGCGCTGCACGCGCTCGCGAGCCTGCCGTTCGGTGCGGTGCTGCTGACGCTGGTCGCGATCGGGTTCGCCGCCTACGGGGTGTACGCGTTCGGACGCGCCCGGTACGCGCGCGTCTGA
- a CDS encoding Ig-like domain repeat protein, with protein sequence MHTARERRGRVRRSAAAAAVLAILGTLVPVGQAVAAASGISTVDGVEEAVDTTVTYDFDCDNQGDPLPPIYRLWGPNNLYHYVVIDDYVHQGSTTSGIFTIAYDDYATGSYSLLVQCGGLPDNGVTRNFTLGSTQAETSTSLGVSATTVVTGDTVTLTATVDGAESGDVTFLAGGAPIGTRALQGGTASLTYQVDEAQTFTARFEGTETAATSTSAPTSVEVVSAITPGTVAIATNPAVGVEQSASVGTWAPEGVTLSYSWTVDGHQVGTQPTYTPTAADQGKALRVVVTGTRAPLTAVPQTSAPKTVELGTIENGYLELDGRDGNNAVLGQTLTPRPVGYGQDAQFSYEWVIGDHERTVTAPTYTPTAADLGKLIQVRMTVTAPGKQPTGDWAYAWPAVTTPTVAVGSQTVTVGRDVVVPVTVAGPQGGPTPKGSVEVTLTPKGSATGQPLDAVVLDGKGRASVPLTGLAVGSYTVSVTYVPTPGSMPVFAVASIAVETNPYTGATGSGTVTVTKVTPTVTVPATVAVPVATEVTLEARVGGAVLPSTFVFREGATVIGQGQLATDGVIPASLGVLAPGTHTVVLELPETASTRAASATFTVTVGGEPARVGALPTAVLDTPEAATAPGQQMELVAEGFEPGETVAFYLHSDPVFLGTAVADENGVARLLADIPADVPAGAHTVIATGGTSGRWATLAVELAVPAAAAPVAAAAPSGDLAATGAQAGLLMAGAWTLLLAGGALVVVARRVRTAR encoded by the coding sequence GTGCACACAGCTCGAGAGAGGCGGGGCCGCGTCCGGCGCTCCGCAGCGGCCGCAGCAGTCCTCGCCATCCTGGGGACGCTCGTCCCCGTCGGCCAGGCCGTCGCGGCCGCGTCTGGCATCTCCACGGTCGACGGCGTCGAGGAGGCGGTCGACACGACCGTCACCTACGACTTCGACTGCGACAACCAGGGCGATCCGCTGCCGCCGATCTACCGGCTCTGGGGCCCGAACAACCTCTACCACTACGTCGTCATCGACGACTACGTGCATCAGGGCTCGACGACCTCCGGGATCTTCACGATCGCGTACGACGACTACGCGACCGGCTCGTACAGCCTGCTGGTGCAGTGCGGCGGCCTCCCCGACAACGGCGTGACGCGGAACTTCACCCTCGGGTCCACCCAGGCCGAGACCTCCACGTCGCTCGGCGTGTCCGCCACCACCGTCGTCACCGGCGACACGGTCACGCTGACCGCCACGGTCGACGGCGCCGAGTCCGGTGACGTCACGTTCCTCGCCGGCGGCGCGCCCATCGGCACGCGGGCGCTGCAGGGCGGCACCGCGTCGCTGACCTACCAGGTCGACGAGGCGCAGACGTTCACCGCCCGGTTCGAGGGCACGGAGACGGCCGCGACGTCGACCTCCGCCCCGACGTCGGTCGAGGTGGTCTCCGCGATCACGCCCGGCACCGTCGCCATCGCCACGAACCCCGCCGTGGGCGTCGAGCAGTCGGCCAGCGTCGGCACCTGGGCCCCCGAGGGCGTCACGCTGTCGTACTCGTGGACCGTCGACGGCCACCAGGTCGGCACCCAGCCCACGTACACGCCGACCGCCGCGGACCAGGGCAAGGCGCTGCGCGTCGTCGTCACCGGCACCCGCGCCCCGCTGACCGCCGTGCCGCAGACCAGCGCGCCGAAGACCGTCGAGCTCGGCACGATCGAGAACGGCTACCTCGAGCTCGACGGCCGGGACGGCAACAACGCGGTGCTCGGGCAGACGCTCACGCCGCGCCCGGTCGGCTACGGCCAGGACGCGCAGTTCTCCTACGAGTGGGTCATCGGGGACCACGAGCGCACCGTCACCGCCCCGACGTACACGCCGACCGCCGCCGACCTGGGCAAGCTGATCCAGGTGCGGATGACCGTCACCGCCCCCGGCAAGCAGCCGACCGGCGACTGGGCGTACGCCTGGCCCGCCGTCACCACGCCGACCGTCGCCGTGGGCTCGCAGACCGTCACCGTCGGCCGCGACGTGGTCGTCCCCGTGACCGTCGCCGGTCCGCAGGGCGGGCCGACGCCGAAGGGCTCGGTCGAGGTCACGCTGACGCCGAAGGGCTCGGCCACGGGCCAGCCGCTCGACGCGGTGGTGCTGGACGGCAAGGGCCGCGCGTCCGTGCCGCTGACCGGCCTCGCCGTCGGCAGCTACACGGTCTCCGTGACGTACGTGCCGACCCCGGGCTCCATGCCGGTGTTCGCCGTCGCCTCGATCGCGGTCGAGACCAACCCGTACACCGGCGCGACCGGCTCCGGCACGGTCACCGTCACGAAGGTCACCCCGACCGTCACGGTGCCGGCGACGGTCGCCGTCCCGGTCGCCACCGAGGTGACGCTCGAGGCGCGCGTCGGCGGGGCGGTGCTGCCGAGCACCTTCGTGTTCCGCGAGGGCGCGACCGTGATCGGCCAGGGCCAGCTCGCGACGGACGGGGTCATCCCGGCGTCGCTGGGCGTGCTCGCCCCGGGCACGCACACCGTGGTCCTGGAGCTCCCGGAGACCGCGAGCACCCGCGCCGCCAGCGCCACGTTCACCGTGACGGTCGGCGGCGAGCCGGCCCGCGTCGGGGCGCTCCCGACGGCCGTGCTGGACACGCCGGAGGCCGCCACCGCTCCGGGGCAGCAGATGGAGCTGGTCGCCGAGGGCTTCGAGCCCGGTGAGACCGTCGCGTTCTACCTGCACTCCGACCCGGTGTTCCTCGGCACCGCCGTCGCGGACGAGAACGGCGTCGCCCGCCTGCTGGCCGACATCCCCGCGGACGTCCCGGCCGGCGCGCACACCGTGATCGCCACCGGCGGCACCTCGGGCCGCTGGGCCACCCTCGCGGTGGAGCTGGCCGTCCCGGCGGCCGCCGCCCCGGTGGCTGCCGCCGCCCCGAGCGGGGACCTGGCCGCCACCGGCGCCCAGGCCGGCCTGCTCATGGCGGGCGCCTGGACGCTGCTGCTGGCCGGCGGCGCCCTGGTGGTCGTCGCCCGTCGGGTGCGCACCGCGCGCTGA
- a CDS encoding GNAT family protein produces MQHDLTLAGHGVHLVPLAPEHAPGLAAFVDDRVWAGMSSPLPVGVAGWEAEVEQARRAPGRIALAVLDAGTGEVRGSTSFYDLDLRVGRVEVGHTFYAPRWWGGATNPACKHLMLRHAFEEWGCVRVALRADTRNTRSVGAITRLGAVPEGVLRSHRLAPDGSRGDTAYFSVLAGEWPVVRDGLLARLGGAGR; encoded by the coding sequence GTGCAGCACGACCTCACGCTCGCCGGCCACGGCGTCCACCTCGTCCCGCTGGCCCCGGAGCACGCGCCCGGGCTGGCCGCGTTCGTCGACGACCGGGTGTGGGCCGGGATGTCCTCGCCGCTGCCGGTCGGCGTCGCCGGCTGGGAGGCGGAGGTCGAGCAGGCCCGCCGCGCGCCCGGCCGGATCGCCCTCGCCGTGCTCGACGCGGGCACCGGCGAGGTCCGCGGCAGCACGTCGTTCTACGACCTCGACCTGCGCGTCGGGCGGGTCGAGGTCGGGCACACGTTCTACGCGCCGCGCTGGTGGGGCGGCGCGACCAACCCCGCATGCAAGCACCTCATGCTGCGGCACGCGTTCGAGGAGTGGGGGTGCGTCCGCGTCGCGCTGCGCGCCGACACCCGCAACACCCGGTCGGTCGGCGCGATCACGCGCCTCGGCGCCGTGCCGGAGGGCGTCCTGCGCTCGCACCGCCTCGCGCCCGACGGCAGCCGCGGCGACACGGCGTACTTCTCGGTGCTCGCAGGCGAGTGGCCGGTGGTGCGCGACGGGCTGCTCGCCCGCCTGGGGGGCGCGGGCCGCTGA
- a CDS encoding LLM class flavin-dependent oxidoreductase, translating to MRPDTGVLLPRDLPADRLLPYARRADELGFSELWVVEDLGFRGGIAQAAAVLASTERIRVCVGILPVGARNVAFAAMEAATVAELFPGRLHLGVGHGMPGWMRQAGAWPASPLTAFEEHVTALRALLRGETVTTEGRFVRLDGVRLESPPSVVPPVLAGVRGPRSLAAAGRCADGTVLAEPAGPEYVRTARAQIGAGPGHRVAVYDVAAVDPDPAVARAAVRPALAWIGDPDWDVHVAPLPFADELRALRARTHDRAAFAAALPDAWVDRLAVCGTPEQARARIDEIGAAGADAVVLAPAGADPLAALDALATVL from the coding sequence ATGCGTCCCGACACCGGTGTCCTGCTGCCCCGCGACCTGCCCGCCGACCGGCTGCTGCCGTACGCGAGGCGGGCGGACGAGCTGGGGTTCTCGGAGCTCTGGGTGGTGGAGGACCTGGGCTTCCGCGGCGGCATCGCCCAGGCCGCGGCGGTGCTCGCGTCGACGGAGCGGATCCGGGTGTGCGTCGGCATCCTGCCGGTCGGTGCGCGCAACGTGGCGTTCGCCGCGATGGAGGCCGCGACCGTCGCGGAGCTGTTCCCCGGCCGGCTGCACCTGGGCGTCGGGCACGGCATGCCGGGGTGGATGCGGCAGGCGGGCGCGTGGCCGGCGAGCCCGCTGACCGCGTTCGAGGAGCACGTGACGGCACTGCGGGCGCTGCTGCGCGGGGAGACGGTCACGACGGAGGGCAGGTTCGTGCGCCTGGACGGCGTGCGCCTGGAGTCCCCGCCGTCGGTGGTCCCGCCGGTCCTCGCGGGCGTCCGCGGTCCGCGGTCGCTCGCCGCCGCGGGCCGCTGCGCGGACGGCACGGTGCTCGCCGAGCCGGCCGGCCCCGAGTACGTGCGCACGGCCCGCGCGCAGATCGGCGCCGGTCCCGGTCACCGGGTGGCGGTCTACGACGTCGCTGCGGTGGACCCCGACCCCGCGGTGGCGCGGGCGGCGGTGCGCCCGGCGCTCGCGTGGATCGGGGACCCCGACTGGGACGTGCACGTCGCGCCGCTGCCCTTCGCCGACGAGCTCCGGGCCCTGCGCGCCCGCACGCACGACCGCGCCGCGTTCGCCGCCGCCCTGCCGGACGCCTGGGTCGACCGGCTGGCCGTGTGCGGGACGCCCGAGCAGGCGCGGGCCCGCATCGACGAGATCGGCGCGGCCGGGGCGGACGCGGTGGTCCTGGCCCCGGCCGGCGCCGACCCGCTCGCGGCGCTCGACGCGCTGGCGACGGTGCTCTGA
- the nrdG gene encoding anaerobic ribonucleoside-triphosphate reductase activating protein: MARDPRPGQWRAGALSQDHVADYKPFVMVDGEGVRCSLYVSGCPFACAGCFNEAAWSFRYGTPFDSALADRIAADLAHEAVQGLSLLGGEPFLNTGVCLRVVRRLRAEHGRAKDVWCWTGYTFEELLAETAAGQDDKAELLGALDILVDGRFELAQRDLTLAFRGSANQRVLDVPASLAAGRAVLWHGTLRTSDEAEQLDRRPLI, from the coding sequence ATGGCGCGGGACCCGCGCCCCGGGCAGTGGCGTGCGGGGGCGCTCAGCCAGGACCACGTCGCGGACTACAAGCCGTTCGTCATGGTCGACGGCGAGGGCGTGCGGTGCAGCCTGTACGTCTCGGGCTGCCCGTTCGCCTGCGCCGGCTGCTTCAACGAGGCCGCCTGGTCGTTCCGGTACGGCACGCCGTTCGACTCCGCGCTCGCCGACCGCATCGCCGCCGACCTCGCGCACGAGGCCGTCCAGGGGCTGTCGCTGCTCGGCGGGGAGCCGTTCCTCAACACCGGCGTGTGCCTGCGCGTCGTGCGCCGGCTGCGCGCCGAGCACGGGCGTGCCAAGGACGTGTGGTGCTGGACGGGCTACACCTTCGAGGAGCTGCTGGCGGAGACGGCGGCGGGCCAGGACGACAAGGCGGAGCTGCTGGGCGCGCTGGACATCCTGGTGGACGGCCGGTTCGAGCTCGCCCAGCGGGACCTCACCCTGGCGTTCCGGGGCTCGGCGAACCAGCGCGTGCTCGACGTCCCGGCGTCCCTGGCCGCCGGCCGCGCGGTCCTGTGGCACGGCACCCTGCGGACGTCGGACGAGGCGGAGCAGCTCGACCGCCGCCCCCTGATCTGA
- a CDS encoding dihydrofolate reductase family protein produces the protein MATLVHAAITSLDGYVADRDGRFDWSAPDEEVHLAVNALHRDVGTLLYGRRVYDVMTAWEDMETADEPPAVQEFADLWRAARKVVYSRTLTEPRSARTQIERDFDAEAVRRLLRSSPHDVLIGGADLTGQALRAGLVGELHLFVTPVLVGGGTRALPHDVRLDLELVDVRRFAGGVVHLHHRVRDGGPATGSGGGAGATSAR, from the coding sequence ATGGCCACGCTCGTGCACGCCGCGATCACGTCGCTCGACGGCTACGTCGCCGACCGGGACGGCCGGTTCGACTGGAGCGCCCCCGACGAGGAGGTGCACCTGGCGGTGAACGCCCTGCACCGCGACGTCGGCACGCTGCTGTACGGGAGGCGCGTCTACGACGTGATGACCGCCTGGGAGGACATGGAGACCGCGGACGAGCCCCCGGCCGTGCAGGAGTTCGCGGACCTGTGGCGCGCGGCGCGCAAGGTCGTGTACTCCCGGACGCTCACCGAGCCGCGCAGCGCCCGCACGCAGATCGAGCGGGACTTCGACGCGGAGGCCGTCCGGCGGCTGCTGCGGTCGTCCCCGCACGACGTGCTGATCGGCGGGGCCGACCTCACCGGGCAGGCGCTGCGCGCGGGCCTCGTGGGCGAGCTGCACCTGTTCGTGACGCCGGTGCTCGTCGGGGGCGGGACGCGGGCGCTGCCGCACGACGTCCGGCTGGACCTGGAGCTCGTGGACGTGCGGCGGTTCGCCGGCGGGGTCGTCCACCTGCACCACCGGGTGCGGGACGGCGGCCCCGCGACGGGCTCGGGCGGCGGGGCGGGAGCGACGTCCGCCCGCTGA
- a CDS encoding WHG domain-containing protein, with amino-acid sequence MPRAGLSAAAVSRVALGVVDAGGPGGFADLTLARVAAEAGVATPSLYKHVGSLAALRREVAVLAVRDLTEQLVRATLGRSGPDAVRALCHAMRDYAHAHPGRYAAVQVAADPADPDDAGLAAAGAEVVGVITAVLRGFELPEERAVDAVRAVRAAVHGYVTLELGGGFRLPQDLDRSFAVLVDLVVAGIEALAAA; translated from the coding sequence GTGCCTAGGGCCGGGCTCTCCGCGGCCGCGGTCAGCAGGGTCGCCCTCGGGGTCGTCGACGCGGGCGGGCCCGGCGGGTTCGCCGACCTCACGCTCGCCCGGGTGGCCGCCGAGGCCGGCGTCGCGACCCCCAGCCTCTACAAGCACGTCGGCTCGCTGGCCGCGCTGCGCCGGGAGGTGGCCGTGCTCGCGGTGCGCGACCTGACCGAGCAGCTCGTCCGGGCCACGCTCGGCCGCTCCGGGCCGGACGCCGTGCGCGCGCTCTGCCACGCCATGCGGGACTACGCCCACGCGCACCCCGGGCGGTACGCCGCCGTGCAGGTGGCGGCCGACCCCGCGGACCCCGACGACGCCGGGCTCGCCGCCGCCGGGGCCGAGGTCGTCGGCGTGATCACCGCCGTGCTGCGCGGGTTCGAGCTGCCCGAGGAGCGTGCGGTCGACGCGGTGCGCGCCGTCCGCGCCGCGGTGCACGGCTACGTCACGCTCGAGCTCGGCGGCGGGTTCCGGCTGCCGCAGGACCTGGACCGCAGCTTCGCCGTGCTGGTCGACCTCGTGGTCGCGGGGATCGAGGCTCTCGCCGCCGCCTAG
- a CDS encoding FBP domain-containing protein, which yields MRPVTDSQIHASFVNCSRREAAQATMPPGLAGLDWERLDYLGWNDPKNPRRAYVVTWLDDRPVGIVLRASDGAATRSAVCAWCEDVIATNDVSLFVAKRAGAAGRNGNTLGTLICADFACSQNARRRPTIVEAGDDAAAVVARRVAGLQERSARFVASVAQG from the coding sequence ATGCGTCCCGTCACCGATTCCCAGATCCACGCGTCCTTCGTCAACTGCTCCCGCCGCGAGGCCGCCCAGGCCACGATGCCGCCGGGCCTCGCCGGCCTCGACTGGGAGCGCCTCGACTACCTCGGGTGGAACGACCCGAAGAACCCCCGGCGCGCCTACGTCGTGACCTGGCTGGACGACCGGCCCGTCGGCATCGTGCTGCGCGCGTCCGACGGGGCGGCCACCCGCAGCGCCGTGTGCGCGTGGTGCGAGGACGTCATCGCCACCAACGACGTCAGCCTGTTCGTCGCGAAGCGTGCGGGCGCCGCCGGGCGCAACGGCAACACGCTCGGCACGCTGATCTGCGCGGACTTCGCGTGCTCGCAGAACGCCCGCCGCCGCCCGACGATCGTCGAGGCCGGGGACGACGCGGCCGCCGTGGTGGCGCGCCGGGTCGCCGGGCTGCAGGAGCGCAGCGCGCGGTTCGTCGCGTCCGTCGCGCAGGGCTGA
- a CDS encoding winged helix-turn-helix domain-containing protein — protein sequence MSSPDPTRPVDDRVLRRGDLVVEVPSRCVRVGDRTVPLTRSEFEILVALAERAGTPVSKDELVHAVAVHGPHAVPVPTDADRRSIEVHMANLRRKLAERTGDRSVIGTVRGLGYRLAPEVRVPEQRDGTTG from the coding sequence GTGTCGAGCCCTGACCCGACCCGGCCGGTCGACGACCGGGTCCTGCGCCGTGGGGACCTCGTGGTCGAGGTGCCCTCCCGGTGCGTGCGCGTCGGGGACCGCACGGTCCCGCTGACCCGGAGCGAGTTCGAGATCCTCGTGGCCCTCGCCGAGCGCGCGGGCACCCCGGTGTCGAAGGACGAGCTGGTGCACGCGGTCGCCGTCCACGGCCCGCACGCGGTGCCCGTGCCGACGGACGCGGACCGCCGCAGCATCGAGGTCCACATGGCGAACCTGCGCCGCAAGCTGGCGGAGCGGACCGGCGACCGGTCGGTGATCGGGACGGTCCGCGGGCTCGGCTACCGGCTCGCGCCCGAGGTGCGGGTGCCGGAGCAGCGGGACGGCACCACCGGCTGA
- a CDS encoding endo alpha-1,4 polygalactosaminidase encodes MEHGRVPDGPGAWAARRTQGPRGTQGPRGARGLRRATGAVAVVLALAGCGPAGDDGPLAPGVPGASATGSPAGLPPAGVVVDYQLGGGYPPAAGVGGVVRDVTDVPEPGLWSGCYVNGFQTQPAERDAWLADHPDLVLRDAAGDPVVDPGWPDELLLDTRTAQQRAAITEVVGEQVRRCAERGFVAVELDNLDSWTRSGGLLTEDAAVDLAARLVAVAHDAGLAAGQKNTPDLGTRGRDEAGFDFAVAEQCLQFDECAAYTDVYGDAVVDVEYAGSDPAADWDGACADPQRPVSTVLRDVDLRTPDDEGYVFATC; translated from the coding sequence GTGGAGCACGGGCGGGTGCCGGACGGTCCGGGGGCGTGGGCGGCGCGCCGGACGCAGGGACCGCGCGGGACGCAGGGACCGCGCGGCGCGCGGGGGCTCCGCCGCGCGACCGGGGCCGTCGCGGTCGTGCTCGCGCTGGCCGGCTGCGGTCCCGCCGGGGACGACGGCCCGCTCGCGCCCGGCGTCCCGGGCGCGAGCGCCACCGGCTCCCCGGCGGGCCTGCCTCCCGCGGGCGTCGTCGTCGACTACCAGCTGGGCGGCGGCTACCCGCCCGCGGCCGGCGTCGGCGGTGTGGTGCGGGACGTCACGGACGTGCCCGAGCCGGGGCTGTGGTCCGGCTGCTACGTCAACGGGTTCCAGACGCAGCCCGCCGAGCGGGACGCCTGGCTCGCCGACCACCCGGACCTCGTGCTGCGCGACGCCGCCGGGGACCCGGTCGTCGACCCGGGGTGGCCGGACGAGCTGCTGCTCGACACCCGCACCGCGCAGCAGCGCGCGGCGATCACGGAGGTGGTCGGGGAGCAGGTGCGCCGGTGCGCGGAGCGCGGCTTCGTCGCCGTCGAGCTCGACAACCTCGACTCGTGGACGCGATCGGGCGGGCTGCTGACCGAGGACGCAGCCGTGGACCTGGCGGCGCGGCTGGTCGCGGTGGCCCACGACGCGGGCCTCGCGGCGGGGCAGAAGAACACCCCGGACCTCGGGACGCGCGGGCGGGACGAGGCCGGGTTCGACTTCGCGGTCGCGGAGCAGTGCCTGCAGTTCGACGAGTGCGCCGCGTACACGGACGTCTACGGCGACGCGGTGGTCGACGTCGAGTACGCGGGGTCCGACCCCGCGGCGGACTGGGACGGGGCGTGCGCCGACCCGCAGCGTCCGGTGAGCACGGTGCTGCGCGACGTCGACCTGCGCACCCCGGACGACGAGGGCTACGTGTTCGCGACCTGCTGA
- a CDS encoding alpha/beta hydrolase has protein sequence MDSTRETRFLDRPDGASRTCTVAYDDTGAGPLVVAVPGMGDLRQTYDELRTALLAAGYRVVTTDLRGHGDSSPDVTELGDEATAADVAALVEHLGAGPAVVVGSSMGASAAAVLAADRPELVRALVLLGPFLRDPASGRAARALLGVVYRVLLARPWGAAAWARYYRTLNRGRRSDRLAAHTAAIRASLRRPGYLAAFRRLTLVLTHAVVEPRLPRVQAPALAVVGALDPDWRDPAAELAWIGTAVPGARTLLVPDAGHYPQHQTPDVVAAAVLDLLRDAAPVPEVPGA, from the coding sequence ATGGACAGCACCCGCGAGACCCGGTTCCTCGACCGCCCCGACGGCGCGAGCCGGACGTGCACCGTCGCGTACGACGACACCGGCGCCGGCCCGCTCGTCGTGGCCGTGCCCGGGATGGGCGACCTGCGCCAGACGTACGACGAGCTGCGCACCGCCCTGCTCGCGGCCGGCTACCGCGTGGTCACCACCGACCTGCGCGGCCACGGCGACTCCTCGCCCGACGTCACCGAGCTCGGCGACGAGGCCACGGCCGCCGACGTCGCCGCCCTCGTCGAGCACCTGGGCGCCGGCCCCGCCGTCGTCGTCGGCAGCTCGATGGGTGCGTCCGCCGCCGCGGTGCTCGCCGCGGACCGGCCGGAGCTCGTGCGGGCGCTCGTGCTGCTCGGCCCGTTCCTCCGGGACCCGGCGTCCGGCCGCGCGGCCCGGGCGCTGCTCGGCGTCGTCTACCGGGTCCTGCTCGCCCGTCCCTGGGGCGCGGCCGCGTGGGCCCGGTACTACCGCACGCTGAACCGCGGGCGGCGGTCGGACCGGCTCGCCGCGCACACCGCCGCCATCCGCGCGAGCCTGCGCCGGCCCGGGTACCTCGCGGCGTTCCGGCGCCTCACGCTCGTGCTCACGCACGCCGTCGTCGAGCCCCGACTGCCGCGTGTGCAGGCGCCGGCGCTCGCGGTCGTCGGCGCGCTCGACCCGGACTGGCGGGACCCGGCCGCCGAGCTCGCGTGGATCGGCACCGCGGTGCCCGGCGCCCGCACGCTCCTCGTCCCCGACGCCGGCCACTACCCCCAGCACCAGACGCCCGACGTCGTCGCGGCCGCCGTGCTCGACCTGCTGCGCGACGCCGCACCCGTGCCGGAGGTGCCGGGTGCCTAG